The genomic region TGTTTAACACAGATTATCAGGTTGTTCCCGTAAATGACGATTTTTCTTTTCCTATTGAGTCGTTTTATGAGGCTGAGGGAGGCGTTATTTTTCCGAACCCCAATGCACCAACAGGCCGGGCTTTGTCGCTTATGGAAGTGGAAAGCATCGTGAATGGGAATCCGAATAAAGTGGTGGTCATTGATGAGGCTTATATAGATTTTGGGGGGCAATCCGCCGTACAGCTGGTGAACCGGTACGAAAATTTACTCGTGATTCAAACCCTGTCAAAATCAAGGTCACTCGCAGGATTGCGGGTCGGTTTTGCGATTGGAAACAGTCAGTTAATAGAGGGGCTTAATCGAATGAAAAATTCCTTTAATTCCTATACCATTGACCGTCTGGCGATTGCCGGGGCTAAAGCAGCCTTTGAAGATGAAGCGTATTTTGAAAAGGTACGAAACAGGATTATTGATACACGTGAGAAAACGGCGGAGTCATTAAGATCGCTTGGCTTTGATGTCACAGAGTCCAAAGCGAATTTCCTGCTGGTTTCACACCCTCAAGTAGATGCAGAACAGCTGTATACCCAATTGAAAGAGCAAAACATCTATGTCCGCTTTTTTAATAAGCCGAGAATTCGGCAGTATGTGCGGATAACGATTGGAAAGCCTGAGGAAATGGAAGAGCTGATTGCAGCCATAAAAAGTCTAATACCAAACATGGCTAAATAGATATAGTTTCATTAATAAAGGCGTTCGAACCAGTATATCCACTTACACTTAAATGGATATACTGGTTTTTATCACGCATTAGCTGGCGGTAATACCCCTACTCCAAGTCTTGAGGTAAGTTTCTTCAACTTTCCTGAGCAATTATTTCTCCATCCGATAGTGCTTTGCACAAAAGGAAAGGTTAAGCATACGAGTACTATACATCCAATCACAACTTTACGAATAAATCATCCCTCCATCATTGCTATTTGTATTTTTTTGTACAACATTACAGCTTTTTAATGCAATAGGGCTGCTACATTCGACCATCAGCTTGTTCACTTCTAATTAAATTCCTTCACTTTAAAATCTATCGGATCAGTGTTTATTAAGTAATTAGCTGGACCAACACTAAATGGGGAAGTTCCTGCAAATAATTGATAATCTCCCTTTGGAAGTCTAAGGTCTTTAATGGATGGAGAAAATTCATCTCCCTTTTCCATAGTCTTTTGAATATCATTAAATTCAACTTGTTTAACAATACTTCCATCTTCCTTGCTTTTTATGACCATATAAATTTTAAATGTATCGTCAAACTTTATTTCTTCACCGGCATATTGAAAATTTGAAGAAATATTTATGGTATTCCCTTTTTCATAAACACTCTTATCTGTCTTAATCGATAATATAAAATCATACACTTGCTCTTTTTCTATAATTGGTTCATTAGAAACACTGTTATTACAGCCAATTAAAAATAACATCATACAAATAAAAGCAACATAAACCTTCTTCACTTTATACCCTCCGTAAGAAAATGAGTCATTACCACAAAAGCAATTCTTCAATTATGTATATCTGCTCTTTATTTTAGGTATAAATTAAATGGAGCTGGTTATGTTTAGGTGTTAGGAAATGAGACGCTCTACACGTCGGTTTGTGAAACAATTTTTGCAGTTGGTGCATGTGAGGATTCGTCCTTAGCGGTATCGATTAATCAGGAAAAATCATACATGAAAAATTTCCAAGAGTCAGTACCCACCATACCAGTGATTAAATATTAACGAAAATGGAAAGATAAAATGGAAACTGTCATTGGAAAGGAGCGGTGAATATGCGAAAAGAGAAGCGAAGGAGAAAGGATGAACCAACGATTGCACCTGGGATGGACACGGAGGATGAGTTAAAAGAAGAGGCCACCAGGGAGGAAGTGGAAGAAGGCGATTATACGAATGTAACGACGGTGTCATGGGATGAAAATGATCCGAGTTGAACAAAAAAGCTGTCTTTTCAGAAATAATAGGTTCGGTTTTAGGATAAAAATGGTAAATAACATATTTATTGGGAGTACTCTGCGCATAGCGTTTTGTACTCCTATTTTATGGTGTGACAACATTTGTAAGCTATTTATTACCAAAGGTTATTTTATATTAATGAGGTATTTCTGTTTTGGGAAGATGATCTAGGGTTTTATGTTATGTACTTAATATTTGGGATGTTTGTGAAGATTTACACTTAAATTAACGGGAGTTTATCTTTAATAACAAAATTACTATATGGAGTGTTATTCCAATTTAACTTAATCATGATAAAATGTAAGTAAATATGTCGGAGGTGATTCAAATGAAGTGGATTGATGTGTGTGAAGCTTTTCCAGACCAATGGGTTTTGATTGAAGCTGTTCAAGCACATACAGATGAGAAAAGTGAGCGTATTTTAGATGACATTGCTCCCTTGAAAAAGTTTTCAAATTCTCCGGATGCTATGAAAGCATATCAAAAAATTCATCAAGATGAACCCACAAGGGAATTATATGTTCTTCATACTAGCCGTAGGGATCCTAACATCATTGAGAAAAAATGGGTAGGTGTTAGGAGATAGTGAAAAAATTAATTATTGAAGATGGATTATTGCTTACAGATATGGAAGTAACATTTCACGGACATTTGCTGCATTTAAAACGTGTGTTAGTGGATACTGGATCCGGAAGTACAGTCGTCTCAACAGACTTAGGAGAGTCAATAGGGATTGTAGCAGAAGAAAATGACATGATATATCGCATTAGTGGTGTCGGAGGCTCAGAGTTTGTATATTCCAAAACGGTTGATTCAGTAAAAATTGGAGATATGCAAGCAGAAGGGTTTTCATTAGAAATTGGTGCAATGAATTATGGATTTGATTTGAATGGTATTATTGGATTGGATTTATTGCAACAATTAAAGGCAGTCATAAATATAGACGAATTATTATTACAGTCAAATAACTAATGGCAAGTATATTAGGTGCATCTCTATACTTGCCGTTTTTTGTTTTTGTCTCTTTACATAAGTTGAAACTAAGTTAAATAGGATTGTAAATATATTCACTTAAAGTAAAGGGTTCTTTAGTTTAAGAATATAAAAAACGCTCAGCAATTGGAACCACCTGCCAAAAGTTAGAGTAAAAAAACCTAACTTACGGAGATCGGCACCTTTCTGAACGTTTTTGTTACTTTCTATTCTATACTTCGAAATAGAGTAAGGGCTTTAGAATCCACCTGCTATTGATTCTTCACTCGCAAAAGTCTTAGTGCATTCAGGGTTACCAGCAACGTGGCTCCCATGTCAGCGAATATAGCAATCCACAGGGTCAACCATCCCGGAATCACCAGCAGTAAGGCTACAAGTTTGATCCCAATAGCAAAGCTGATATTTTGCTTAATGATGGATAGAGCTCTTTTGCTTAGACGAATTGTGAATGGGAGTTTGGACAGGTCATCTCCCATTAAGGCAAGGTCAGCTGTTTCGAGAGCAGTGTCAGTGCCTGCTCCCCCCATTGCAATGCCGACATCAGCTGTTGCAAGGGCTGGGGCATCATTAATCCCATCGCCAACCATGCCGACTTTTCCATATTTCTTTTGATATTCTTTAATAAAATTCAATTTTTCCTGGGGCAGCAACTGGGCTTTTGTATTTTTGACCCCAATTTCACTCGCAATAGCGTTAGCCGTTTGTTCATGGTCACCTGTCAGCATAATCGTGTTGGAGATAGTAAGGTCATGAATCTGCTTCAGGATACTTTGACTTTCTGCTCTTGGTTCATCTCTTACTGCAAAAATTGCTATAACATCCGTATGATCACCATAAAGCATGACAGTTTTCCCATCTGCCTGAAGACTTGCGATTTGCTGGTTTACAGAATCCGCTGTCCCACGCTGAATCATATCAAGAGCTAATTCGGCATTTCCCATCCAGTAGGTTTTATTTTCAAACTGTCCTTTGACCCCTTTGCCCGTGATAGAAGTAAAATCGGCTACGTGAATGTCCTCTGATACTTCCATGTTTTCTGCATAGGCAACAAGAGCTTTCCCTAATGGATGCTGGGAATGGGATTCCAGGCTTTGAACGATGGCTAAATGCTTCCGATGATCTTCTTCCTTCAGCCAGTGTACATCCGTAACTTTAGGTGTGCCATTCGTCAGCGTACCGGTTTTATCAAAAGCGATGGCCTTTAATGCACCGATTTCCTCAAGATAAATTCCGCCTTTAATCAATACACCATTTCGTGCAGCTGTCCCGATAGCGGTTACGATGGCAACAGGTGTAGAAACAACCAGTGCACATGGACATCCAACCACTAATACGGCAAGCCCCTGATAAATCCAGTCGCTCCAGGAGGCCCCAAATAGTGGTGGAATCACAGCCACCAGAAGAGCGATTGCCATAATTGCTGGTGTGTAATACTTGGCAAATTTATCAATGAATGCCTGTGCAGGTGCTTTTTCTGACTGTGCCTCTTCAACAAGATAAATAATTTTAGCCAGGGTGGTATCCTCAGAGGTTTTCGTCACCTCAACTTCCAGGAAGCCTTCTTCGTTTAGGGTTCCGGCAAACACCTCATCCCCTTGCTGCTTAGCTGCAGGGACAGATTCGCCAGTGATGGCCGCCTGGTTTACAGCTGAGCTTCCCTCTGTAACAATTCCATCCATAGCAATTTTCTGTCCGGGCTTTACCAATAATGTGTCGTGAACCCGGATATCCTCTACTGCCAGCTCTGTCTCCTCGCCATTACGGCGGACAGTGGCGCGATTAGGGGCTAAATTCATTAGGGATTGAATCGAATCCCGTGCTTTATCCATAGAAAAAGTTTCAAGCTTCTCACTGATGGCAAACAGGATAACGACAATCGCCCCTTCTCCCCACTCGCCAATGATGACCGCTCCTGTTATGGCGATGGCCATGAGGGTATTCATATTGAATTCCAGGCGGAACAAATTTTTATAGCCATTTTTCAGTAAAGGATAGCCACTAATCAAAATGGCACCAAGGAAGGCCAACAGGGTATAAAGATGAGTGTCACCAACCTCTTCCTTGGACAGATATCCGACAAAGATTAATAGAGTTGAGATCATTAACAGGCTGTATTTTTGCCAGAATGATTCCGGTTTTTCAGTTTGTCTGCTTTTATCAGGCTTTATTTTTAAATTCTCAAATGCTCCTGCTTTTTCCAGTTCTTCAATGGTAGTCTCACCGAAGACGGTCACTTTCGCCGCGCCAAAATTTACTTTTGCATCTTTCACACCATCCAGGTGCTTCACGTTCTCCTCGAACTTTCCGGCACAATTCGCTCAGGTTAATCCTTCAATGCGATAAATGTCATTTTGATCATATTCAGCCATGATGATTCACCTCCTTGAAGATCTGTAGTGTGGATAGCACTGTAAAATAATCTTTCAGTCGTATCGTATAGGAACGATTGTAAAAGCCATTTTTAAAAAAGTCTGTAATCTTGATTGTATTATATTCAACGGCTATTTGCGAGTCAATGAACGGAAGAAATGAAAGACATTTGGTTTAAAATGCTATATAATGTTGAAAAAATCTTTTTAATCTGGCATCAGGGAGGATAAACATGATTCGGGAAGCCTTATACTCAGATATACCAGTGATTATGAATCTGGTAAAAGCATCTATAGAGATCATGCAGGAAGAGGGAAATGATCAGTGGGGGGAGGAGTACCCGCTTGCTGAGCACTATGAAGGGGACATAAAGGCAAATCAACTATATGTATACGAGGATGAGGAAGGTGTGAAAGGGGCTGCTTGTATTAGTGACCATGGGCATCATGAGTATCATGAGATTGCCTGGTCCTATGATGAACCTTATCTTTGCATCAAACGCCTGGCTGTTGATCCATTAGAACGAAAAAGTGGAATTGGGCTTGCGTTTTATAAAAAGGCTGAAGAGTTGGCTCTGGCACAGGGAATACATACGATTCGTACAGATACCTACTCCAAAAATAAGGGTGCAGTAAGGCTGTTTGAAAAGGCTGGTTATCATTTTGTTGAAGAGAGAATCAATGAGGGGAAGGAAGCACCGTTTTATTATTATGAAAAGAGGTTTTAACCAATGAAAGAAGCCTAAATGGGGAGTCATACCATTCAGGCTTCTTTTATCACGTATTAGTTGGTTGTAATACCCCACATTGATGGAAGTTTCACTTTATAAAGTTTTCCAATCGCGAGCCAGCATTGAATAGAGAACAATATCATGAAACTGACCATAAAGGTTTTCGCCATCTCGCAGAATGCCTTCCTGAGTAAAATGTAGACGTTCAGGAATAGCTCGGCTCTTTTTGTTATTTACTCCACAACGTATTTCGACACGATTTAGCTTATATTCTGTAAAACTATAGTTAAGTAATTCTTTTGCTGCACGTGTAATCATACCCTTTCCCTGGTAATCTTCCGCAATCCAGTACCCAAGGGAAGTCTGTTTATTTCCCCAATCAATCCCATGGTAGCCAATCATACCGGTGAGTTCTTTGTTATATAAAATACCAGCCTGAAAACCGTCATGATTGGCAAATTGTTTAAGCCACATGTCAATGACAGGTTTGTAATCGTCGGGGGAATTCATTTTGTCCACCCAAGGGAGCCATTCGCGCAAATAGGACCTGTTATGGTGGACAAGTTCAAATAATTTCTCAGAGTCTTTATGTTCCAACAGTTTTAATTCTAGATTTTCATCAATGGTAAATGTAAACATTAAATCATCCTCAGTATTTTAGTGAGTCAGCTTCAAAAAGGCTTCCACATCTTCCATACAAAGTTGAATCCCTTTTTCCCAGAAGGCTTCATTTGTGATATCCTCGCCTAAATGCTTCATGACCAGATCTTCAACAGGCATTATGGCCGTATCACGAAGCAGGGCCATATATTTCTCTTCATAGCTTGCTCCTTCTTCGCGTGCCTTGGCATAAATGCTTAAAGAAAACAGGTAGCCAAAGGTGTATGGAAAATTATAAAAGGGAACATCTGTAATATAAAAATGGAGCTTGGAGGCCCAAAAATGCGGATGGGTTTCTTCAAGGGTATCTGCATAAGCTTCCCGCTGTGCTTCCTCCATTAACTCATTCAGACGTTGAGCCGGAACAATCCCCTGTTTGCGTTCCTCATAAAACCTTGTTTCAAACAGGAAGCGCGCATGAATATTCATAAACATTGCCACACTTCTCTGTAGCTTAGCTTCCAGAAGTGATTTTTTCTGCTCATCGGTTT from Virgibacillus sp. MSP4-1 harbors:
- the hisC gene encoding histidinol-phosphate transaminase, whose translation is MSKFWSSRLQRTEPYVPGEQPNDTNVIKLNTNENPYPPSPEVEKAIKHAANEDLRLYPTPTLQELRQTIAEKFQVHPDQVFIGNGSDEVLAFSFMAFFEPGETIRFPDITYSFYPVYAKLFNTDYQVVPVNDDFSFPIESFYEAEGGVIFPNPNAPTGRALSLMEVESIVNGNPNKVVVIDEAYIDFGGQSAVQLVNRYENLLVIQTLSKSRSLAGLRVGFAIGNSQLIEGLNRMKNSFNSYTIDRLAIAGAKAAFEDEAYFEKVRNRIIDTREKTAESLRSLGFDVTESKANFLLVSHPQVDAEQLYTQLKEQNIYVRFFNKPRIRQYVRITIGKPEEMEELIAAIKSLIPNMAK
- a CDS encoding retropepsin-like aspartic protease → MKKLIIEDGLLLTDMEVTFHGHLLHLKRVLVDTGSGSTVVSTDLGESIGIVAEENDMIYRISGVGGSEFVYSKTVDSVKIGDMQAEGFSLEIGAMNYGFDLNGIIGLDLLQQLKAVINIDELLLQSNN
- a CDS encoding heavy metal translocating P-type ATPase, which gives rise to MAEYDQNDIYRIEGLTUANCAGKFEENVKHLDGVKDAKVNFGAAKVTVFGETTIEELEKAGAFENLKIKPDKSRQTEKPESFWQKYSLLMISTLLIFVGYLSKEEVGDTHLYTLLAFLGAILISGYPLLKNGYKNLFRLEFNMNTLMAIAITGAVIIGEWGEGAIVVILFAISEKLETFSMDKARDSIQSLMNLAPNRATVRRNGEETELAVEDIRVHDTLLVKPGQKIAMDGIVTEGSSAVNQAAITGESVPAAKQQGDEVFAGTLNEEGFLEVEVTKTSEDTTLAKIIYLVEEAQSEKAPAQAFIDKFAKYYTPAIMAIALLVAVIPPLFGASWSDWIYQGLAVLVVGCPCALVVSTPVAIVTAIGTAARNGVLIKGGIYLEEIGALKAIAFDKTGTLTNGTPKVTDVHWLKEEDHRKHLAIVQSLESHSQHPLGKALVAYAENMEVSEDIHVADFTSITGKGVKGQFENKTYWMGNAELALDMIQRGTADSVNQQIASLQADGKTVMLYGDHTDVIAIFAVRDEPRAESQSILKQIHDLTISNTIMLTGDHEQTANAIASEIGVKNTKAQLLPQEKLNFIKEYQKKYGKVGMVGDGINDAPALATADVGIAMGGAGTDTALETADLALMGDDLSKLPFTIRLSKRALSIIKQNISFAIGIKLVALLLVIPGWLTLWIAIFADMGATLLVTLNALRLLRVKNQ
- a CDS encoding GNAT family N-acetyltransferase, with translation MIREALYSDIPVIMNLVKASIEIMQEEGNDQWGEEYPLAEHYEGDIKANQLYVYEDEEGVKGAACISDHGHHEYHEIAWSYDEPYLCIKRLAVDPLERKSGIGLAFYKKAEELALAQGIHTIRTDTYSKNKGAVRLFEKAGYHFVEERINEGKEAPFYYYEKRF
- a CDS encoding GNAT family N-acetyltransferase gives rise to the protein MFTFTIDENLELKLLEHKDSEKLFELVHHNRSYLREWLPWVDKMNSPDDYKPVIDMWLKQFANHDGFQAGILYNKELTGMIGYHGIDWGNKQTSLGYWIAEDYQGKGMITRAAKELLNYSFTEYKLNRVEIRCGVNNKKSRAIPERLHFTQEGILRDGENLYGQFHDIVLYSMLARDWKTL